A single genomic interval of Trachemys scripta elegans isolate TJP31775 chromosome 3, CAS_Tse_1.0, whole genome shotgun sequence harbors:
- the DLK2 gene encoding protein delta homolog 2 isoform X2 yields the protein MLRSFCLQLMSLVWILLAHHHLAQGDDCSERCNLAHGCCDQDGKCRCDPGWEGKYCEQCVRMPGCLHGTCHQPWQCICDNGWAGKFCDKDVHICEHELPCQNGAECVYDGDGEYSCLCPEGFHGKDCERKTGPCEKAGFPCRNGGQCQDENGFARNFTCRCLAGFVGALCENDVDDCLMRPCANGASCHDGINRFSCLCQVGFEGRFCTINIDDCASRPCKNGAKCYDRINDFDCLCPDGFTGKTCEVSTPEPTWVTFYLPADRENNGAVKSTTSEHLRVTQPEPVRTVVTGRRVANHSEKASGGGLLKISVKEVVTQRDAGLSESQLVTVLVFGILTAALVLVTILLMLRNWQRGRRRSNWCQSPSQAARKLQEQECQVGMLNTIMVEPRKTTEL from the exons GTGATGACTGCAGTGAGCGCTGTAACCTGGCCCACGGCTGCTGTGACCAGGACGGCAAGTGCAG GTGTGACCCTGGCTGGGAAGGAAAGTACTGCGAGCAGTGTGTGCGGATGCCAGGCTGTCTCCATGGTACATGCCATCAGCCTTGGCAATGCATCTGTGACAATGGCTGGGCTGGCAAGTTCTGTGACAAAG ACGTACACATCTGTGAACACGAGCTCCCCTGCCAGAACGGGGCCGAGTGTGTCTACGACGGGGACGGGGAGTATTCCTGCCTGTGTCCTGAGGGCTTCCATGGGAAGGACTGTGAGCGGAAGACAGGGCCATGTGAGAAGGCAGG GTTTCCATGCAGGAatggtggccagtgccaggacgAGAACGGCTTTGCTAGGAACTTCACCTGCAGGTGCCTGGCTGGCTTTGTTGGTGCCCTCTGTGAGAACGATGTAGATGACTGCCTGATGCGTCCCTGTGCCAACGGTGCCTCCTGCCATGATGGTATCAACCGCTTTTCCTGCCTGTGCCAGGTGGGCTTCGAAGGCCGTTTCTGCACCATCAACATTGACGACTGTGCCAGCCGCCCGTGCAAAAATGGGGCAAAGTGTTATGATCGCATCAATGATTTTGACTGCTTGTGTCCCGATGGTTTTACTGGCAAAACGTGTGAGGTCTCCACTCCAGAACCGACCTGGGTCACCTTCTACCTTCCTGCTGACAGGGAGAACAACGGTGCTGTGAAAAGCACAACCAGCGAGCATCTCAGAGTTACGCAGCCCGAGCCAGTCAGGACTGTGGTTACTGGGAGGCGGGTTGCCAACCACAGCGAGAAAGCCAGTGGGGGAGGGCTGTTGAAAATTTCTGTGAAAGAGGTGGTGACCCAGCGGGACGCAGGGCTGAGTGAGTCTCAGCTGGTGACCGTGCTGGTGTTTGGGATACTCACAGCTGCGCTGGTCCTGGTGACCATACTGTTAATGCTGCGGAACTGGCAGAGAGGGCGTCGGAGGTCAAACTGGTGCCAAAGCCCCTCACAGGCTGCAAGGAAGCTCCAGGAACAAGAATGTCAAGTGGGCATGTTAAATACAATCATGGTAGAGCCCAGGAAGACAACAGAACTGTGA